TTATtgtcaaacacacacacacacacacacacacatatatatatatatatatatatatatattacaatgaACATTATGAACCACCAATTATTGCAATAGTATAAATCACATAAAAACAGTTACATTCTTGTCAAGCATCCAGAAAGCAAACTAGAAAGAAGGCCAGTGATGAACTCAAAAAGACAATGGAGCAACCAAAACAGGAAAACATCAGACACACAACAATAAGAAACCAAAGGATCATACCGATATCAGTGATCTTAGCATCACAACCATCATCCACGTTCTCTCCCTTGGACTCCAATTGCCCAGCTGAACCTTCCCCATTGAGAACATTTTCCTTCACTGAGGATGTAGCCAAGAACTTCCTGGCCTTGGACCCAATTCCCAACACCAGCCTCATGGTGGAATTTGGATGCCCAGGGGCTTGCAGAAAGATTTCAGAACCTTGAAACTTGTGAAGCCTATTGTCAGAGGAAGAGAGGGAGGAAGAGCATGGAAGCACCAACATCAATGtgcaaagaaacaaaagaaagtgGGAAAGTGGAGAGGACTGATAGTGAAGTTATGGTGATTGGTGCCTTGACCACCAATTCTATTATGATTAGATGGGTCCAACTGAAGAATAGAGAGCTGGTGATGCCATTTGCATGTGCCCTGGAGGAAATGGATCCTTTTTCTACTGTTCAGCTCACATGTCTTCATACTTgtgatgcttaaaaaaaaaattcagaagaTACTGAATTCCCAGTTGCCAGTGTTTGCATAGATGTTCATTTTGTTTGTCTTGAAGTGAGTGCAGATGGTTTAATTGAACAACAATGAGAGAGATTTATTATTTGGTGCTGATCTCAAAATTCAAGAGAAGAAAAATTCCATGTAGTTTCATATTTCAGCTCTGACATcagtattttctttctttttactgtaaaaagaaaatatcagATATTACAATAAGATTATACCTTGGAGATATAGGTGAACAGGATTCTTCTTAAGTTCTATTGCATGAGGACTGTCCACACATATCTCCACACCTCCTTTTCCTCTCACACAATTATTGGAAAGGAAATTTTGATTCTTAGTACGATCTCTCAACGAAAGACCAAAATATATCACCCGGTCAAGTTTAGGTACCACGTTTCTCAAGGATCATTGGTGAGCTACACCATTAACAAGTCATGTTGCTGACAACTAAATTTACCTTCCACCTTTTCTGAAGAGAAGTGAAAAACCTTGGTATTAGTTTTCTTGCCTACCCTTTGATACTGTGGTGTCTCAGCTGCTTGATGTAGCACAATCATAGGGGTACCTTTCTATTGCAATGATAGTGGAGAACTCAGATGATTGATCTTTtaaatggctgtcattttgccacATCAATCATACATGAAATCCTCAATGGCCAGAACATCTGTTGAGAATTTGGTCAGATTCATCAACATCAGATTGGTTGGTTGGTTTACATTCCTTCAAACCCAAATTTAGGGTCAAAAAGTGTCAATAAACAAGTCAAAGGCTTGCAGATGAACTATTAAAGAATGTGGATAAGAGAAAAACATCTCAGAGCAACACTTTGAAAATGATGATGGCTCATGTTGAATGGATGCAGATCACATGAAGTATTTAAGTAGGTAAACTATCTTTAATGCAACAACAGTTAATTCTCCGATATACATAttgatgtgtgtgtacatatatattctGAAAATATAATGTTTATAcacatctaaaaaaataaaatcatgtcaGACTAATCTTTCACAAAAAGTCTGCAAGAAGAATATTTTCCTTTATTTGCTGATGTTCTTGATAGGCTCAGGGTATGGATCAATCCAGCACTCATCCTTAGCCACTGCTCTTTTCCATCTTCTTTGGAAAATCATTAGTTCAGCATAAGACTGGCGCCGTATCTAGCAAAAAATGTCGGCCAATGAATAATGCAGTTAAGAAGAGTGACAAGATTCATAGTAGAGACAACAAGTTCGTATTTAGGGGGAAATAGAAGTAAAAAGTTCAGGACTATATCAGAGAAAAAAGGGAAAGAATGTTAGGGATTTTGTACATATACAAGCTATCCAAAAACATTAAAACATGCTGAAATTTTAAAATCTTCGCAGAGAAATTTGCAATTGTGAGTCAAGGTTTTTAAATCAGTTTATGTCTCAAGAAAATAAAGACATATCAAGTAATGTAGCAACAAGCACATATCACATTATTATTACCAATAACAAAAGAGAAACAATTTCTCAGCAACTTGTTAGTTTTGAAGGATTGGaacatgtgagaaaattgatcatTTAGCACCCTACTGGAAAATCTCATGATGAAAACTTTCAAAACTGCAGCTTTGGTACTCTGGGCATTTTTGACTGCAATCCAAAGTCCAAATGGAAAATTATCTCGTCTCCAAAAAACAGCAGCTGTATTCAAATCATTACAAAAAGAATTTTTTTCAGATTTAATAACTATTatcagcaagatcttaagatgcaTCAAGAGTTCATGAATGGTAGCTAGCCCAAAAATTCAGAGCAACAAAACAAACAACTTAATCTATAGAAAAAGCTGGGCACTGAATGAATAAATCAGAGATAGGAAACACTTACAGCGGATCTATCATTGTAGCTGGATGATCCAGAAGGCACCTGCAAAATTATGTGCAATTAGTTACTCTAGTAGTCAGAATGTGAACTAAAGGGATAAAAATCTACCATTGTTCCTAAGTAAGGCTGCTCTGACTCAGAGGGTGGGCTACTTGTTTCTGCATTTGGCTGAGAAAGACAATAATGCCGattaggtgcaaactgaaatgtgGACTTACGAGAGCATGTGCGTGCTGCGAATTAGAGGATACTTTGGTTGCAAAATGAACATTAATAGACATTTTAGTCACACTGATCAAAGAACAAATTTCAAAAAGATCTTAAAGTCCATATATGACACATGCAACCTGCTTACCATGTCTCTAGCACTAAGGAAATGATCAGTGCATATGATTAAGAAAAAGAGACCAACATCTGAACTGTAAGAATTAATTAAATAAAGAGACTAATGTATGCATGTTTATATAGAAATCAATTATTCATGACTATCAAGTGGCAAGAAGGTAGCACCATAAGCCTTAATAGACAATATTTGCAAGTTAGGATGAACACCTAGTTTATGTTCTCCATGTCAAAAAATAGTCTGACAGACATGAAAAAACTACTGCATAATCAATTTAAATTGGATGGAGAGTGTGATATCAATATTAAACTTCATGCATGCTAAAACTTTCTCAAAAGTATGCACAACCAGAGAAAATGTATCACCATACCTTGTTCTCATCAGAACCCCCAAGTGTTGGGATTCCCATATGAACTATATATTCGCTATCAACCACCCCAATGTTCTTACTCCTATCACCCTGTATAATAATGttagatattaaaaaaattacaaaagctaTCGCTATGGATGATGAGTACCTGAACACAGTATCCAAGTTTCATGTCTAATCCCCATGCATGAATCAAATCATTCTGCCAAAGGAGCACACTAAAATAAGGGCTCAATTTGATCATCTTGTGACATCAGGGATACTAGTATATTGATAGCATGTCATTGAAGCAGACCTGGATCATATTCCACACACAGCGCCATGAAGTTCTTGAGAACACAGGAGCCATCATTTCTACCCACCTGTAAAGATTTTCCGATTATCAATTATTGCAGACAGAAAACTTGAATCTGAATTTGAAAAGTATGACAAAAAGATAAAACAGTAAACTCAAGTATTATAGTTCATACAGGTAAACAAGAACAACAGGAACCAAAAAGCCAGAAGCATTTAATAAAAAAGTAGTGAAACAATGCACGTTTAGGAGAGTCCTATCCAATCAATTAGTAAAGGGTTAAAAATTCTCACCCTGTGCATGGAGGTGCAGTACTATTCTCATAACATCCTCCGCTACTTTTTACCTTGTAAACTCTTCTGTTAATGACAAGTAGAAATGTCTTTGATAGATTAGTAAATTTGCCCACCCCCCATCCCCGAAAAAGGTGTCAATGACAAAGGCACCATTTTATTCAAACTATGCATAAGTTAATCAGGGACATTTCAAGATGCTGCTAACAAAATTACACATACGAGACCTGTGTACATCTCCTTTCCTCCCACGTGCAGTTATTTGATGATGAACTTCTGATTTACTGGTGTCCAATGCAGGTTGTGATACCTCCAGCCCTTCCTTATCAATAATGGATATATAACTGCATaagtttaataaatatttttttaaaagctCATATTTAAGTGAAAAATTTGACAAAGACATTATGTCATTCAGCTTCGCAGAATATAAAAAAGGACAAAAATATTGTTTCTTTTTTGGcttaaaagatataaaaaatagaTGAAAGTTCCGATGAACAATCTCATAAATTTGGTGGAAAGTTCATGAAATTATCGCTAATAAGCGACTAGCAAATTTAAGTAGTATTTACAAGAAATATGTACAACATTCTTATGAAAAGAAGTACTGAATTACAGAGTTAAAACCATAGTACAGCTACATGACAAATTAGATAGTTTAGCTCTTAATCATCTAGCAATTCTCAGTccgcattgtcacggacaaacttctaaacaagatgtttgatgtaatgctcatgtatgtccgtgtcttttgacatgttcatgccttgtacagcatgtagaggggcgaccgaaggcttaataatctcattttagttagtttggtggcctctttaggcttgtaaataaaggttgtgtcatgtggacacgtgtgagagattttcggtctgtaatggaccattttaccctttgttgtgcaactattcagagcttgtaaaatctgtttgtaatttgcattgtctatgaagtgtttttcagagatgtttgcttgtcgatcccgattgaggtgttctctctatcccattctctcttttgttggtcctaagggataatgagaggcttcggggaggctgacctttacggacggacacgcaagggtgctgcacgacttaggcaaaatcagctaagtccgtgacagatggtatcagagcgggacaagcactcatagaaacatttagcatgcaaacgtgggggacctagcggggctgcgttgagggcagtcagcacacgtgcgaccgtttaggggaaaacaggcatggagatgtagggaaaaggagtcgctcggaggagcgggcatctgacattggcattcagaggaatggccaacccttcgcgcaatatgcaccatgagaacaagcaagcttggaagaatgcggagcgcacaaaggttgggatggttgagtttgagctacggctcaacattgacaactatacttgatggtgctcaaaacaagcgaggcgcttggtaaaggatgagaccatgcaaggtggaatgagttgctcagcgatcgaaagagttatgcaaagctcacaaaggtgaggggaattgctaactcaaagaattcggtactcatgcatgggcttgtatgcggacgatggaatattcgtggccatcccaaggcgatcgaaactcggcgtcatggagcattgaaactttctctttgacatgtgaaggatacgtccgtagaaggctgaagtgtgcaacaagttcagcatgttgctaggccttgagtggtgcagcgggggctgtattaacgtggagtcgcaatctagcaagtgcgtttgcaggaggcagaacaatgcacaatttattcagcagatcggagtagtctaaggggatggtggtctccgaaacaaagagagatgttgctccaacgggacagttatccaggagggataagtcttggctctccagagggagaatcatgtgggacggacctcacatgttgaggaggagtacctcgacaaacaacaactccacgaagctcaatggactgagcaagcggcgaggagttgtcgcatgatctcgctcgagagaatgcattggtggatgcattgcgagatcaagtggaggAGTGACCCAAAACAacctaaatgaaggcacacttggagtcgatatagagatcggactcaagggagggctgacccgttgaatagtgggcgcgagggccaccatcgactcaatgcaaaaacgaggagcggtgcaacttgggtgtaacttggcgaagtacccaagccgcatgaagggagccagcatagaagttggaacatggagcggaggcacagtgctttccttagacagaggtcaaagacatgaactcttgcagaagcaagagtagaatcatgttgttccatgagtccttcattctgacggagtggactcatcttgcatggtgccaaagaccgaaggagcttctgggcacatgcatcttatctcggagaagcatttgatggaggaactaaggcgactcaatttgcggaggcgaaattgggttcagaaggccttagcacggggcaagaggactcagaggtgggtactcttgaagaatataccatagtgttgtcattcaagttgccatgaaggaagcggtgcgtagcagagattgtgctggtaagggcagaggctcaggatccagacaatggtgcacaaactacagtgaagtcggtggacttcaggagctactaggcgacggactgtcctagagcggtgcttcatctaggtgtgacccaagagtgggtggatgaaggtcgattgccaaaagaacgaacaaaatcgaaggtggaagtgaccctgcgatgtattggcagaggccacacatggagggaccacaattcgagtttattccataaggatcagaatgcaatagagatgtcaccaggaggcgacatggtgcagcagatcgtggtggaacagttcgtggcaaatgcgatacacacggaCTAGAtcgtatggaggtatgatcgggagctattggaagctccacttcggtgaacaacacgacggcaagaagggctatggattcaaggagtgaaggccatggtactgcagaggcgggtcttccgtgtgtgcatcgaattttgcatcggatgaaaatcttggtcatcagtatatgggggttgtgttccaccaaggaaaaagttcgaatgcaagtactagtgagttccatgggagggacttgatcatgcagaggtatgatcgaagcaactggagagatggactgctccagagcttatattcgcttaagggagcccggcaagtcaaaggacaaggttaagtaagcgaacgttgctatcaaggaagctaaggagaacagaatcggtgcaaaccctacaacgtgatggcagaggccatgcatgggagttgcagtatgtctttctatcgaccaaacggactgcttggagaacatagaggtgttgaagcagggggttgaaaggggcgaggaagcgacgacgagtccagagggacttagctacctaaaatcaagcatcagttagaatgtaggtggctcagaggagtgccacggagacatatctactgattgtgaagaaaagggatgcagatacgaggcgacggatagtagggccatgggcatggcagtgccatggtaccgcagaggcaggacttccgtgaaaatcattgatcccttgctctcatggagggagagcgcttggtcgtgaaaggggccgaggaggtggagcatgcagaggcaatctccaagtaccgagacaaggctgaagggcagaggccaagaaacttcgtaagaccagtgtcaacaagtttctcatcaagatagccgaaagtgaaggacttcgggtcatgcaagagtgcacgaccaaggaacgaagcaagcagtacgtggtactgtaccttcgctactcgggggagtaggcggcaaggttgatggagaagacggtacaatcccagaggcgacctcatctattagagaattactccaagttggggtgaaaacttcccacattccagaagttcgatggcattgagaaggtgaatcacagtagctaactcaacgcaaggagtgcaaacacttcaagtgcttcagaagtgtgagcaaagagcaggcgaaggccagtaaacaacctcgaggaggcgggcgaagtcaagtaagttttgtcttctcaactcttaagagaatgggcgaaaccaagtaccctaattctcttatctatccagcagaggagctctgcacaagttcaaagacccttcgaagataataaaagacaatagttgtcaaatcctcaccaacggtgatcagtgttactgagagtagattgtccgcttcatttcccaacgaaatgccaatcgaaagcggaagtgatgcgaacctacttggatgtgacaactaagtgaaagaagagtcaatgagcaaattttgtggaggaaggacccaaaactttagaagtttgcgagacgatgctcattaaagctccaacaagcatccacccagttcaagcagcatgaggaattttgagagactagcgcagtaaggatggtcttttccttcatttgggggatccgcaggaatcaacaaggataaacacaactcagccaaccccacaccagagtcagagtcattggtgagttgaagcagcatggcggattaaagtttcgattactcaaaaacagtagcggagagcagctgggagccaagaagcGCATTGTAgcaggagcagaagattgaagactcaacaaaggcgaggagttgcagtgtcgacaaaggcttcaacgaggacgtcgaaggaataagtgggggagaatgtcacggacaaacttctaaacaagatgtttgatgtaatgctcatgtatgtccgtgtcttttggcatgttcatgccttgtacagcatgtagaggggcaaccgaaggcttaataatctcattttagttagtttggtggcctctttaggcttgtaaataaaggttgtgtcatgtggatacgtgtgagagattttcgatctgtaatggatcattttaccctttgttgtgtaactattcagagcttgcaaagtatgtttgtaatttgcattgtctattaagtgtttttcagagatgtttgcttgtggatcccgattgaggcgttctctctaacccgttctctcttttgttggtcctaagggataatgggaggcttcggggagggtgacctttgcggacggacacgcaagggttccgcacgacttaggcaaaaccagctaagtccgtgatagcatTGAGAAGTTGAATTAAAAAGGCAACTTAAGGTCCTTCGAACAAATATTGGTGATACATCAACAAGATAAATGCTCATACCGTTGAGGATGAAAATGTTCGACTCCAAGATCCTCATCCCAAAGAAATATATAATCAT
The window above is part of the Musa acuminata AAA Group cultivar baxijiao chromosome BXJ2-6, Cavendish_Baxijiao_AAA, whole genome shotgun sequence genome. Proteins encoded here:
- the LOC103987631 gene encoding uncharacterized protein LOC103987631 isoform X3 gives rise to the protein MKLPSFRVSSGWRTTASLHDAKMISCKIQCKPSGSEPLPEGIIRRTSNLEMRPICGLSQSSKTKETKRSSSSLLAMAVGIKQKEVVNQIVEKFSSSKFTVMLFHYDGVVDEWRDLRWSDSTIHVSAINQTKWWFAKRFLHPDIVAEYDYIFLWDEDLGVEHFHPQRYISIIDKEGLEVSQPALDTSKSEVHHQITARGRKGDVHRRVYKVKSSGGCYENSTAPPCTGWVEMMAPVFSRTSWRCVWNMIQNDLIHAWGLDMKLGYCVQGDRSKNIGVVDSEYIVHMGIPTLGGSDENKPNAETSSPPSESEQPYLGTMVPSGSSSYNDRSAIRRQSYAELMIFQRRWKRAVAKDECWIDPYPEPIKNISK
- the LOC103987631 gene encoding uncharacterized protein LOC103987631 isoform X2, which gives rise to MKLPSFRPLLTDPAIKRAYICRLSLVASFFCIALLVGSPSLINHYKHRVSSGWRTTASLHDAKMISCKIQCKPSGSEPLPEGIIRRTSNLEMRPICGLSQSSKTKETKRSSSSLLAMAVGIKQKEVVNQIVEKFSSSKFTVMLFHYDGVVDEWRDLRWSDSTIHVSAINQTKWWFAKRFLHPDIVAEYDYIFLWDEDLGVEHFHPQRYISIIDKEGLEVSQPALDTSKSEVHHQITARGRKGDVHRRVYKVKSSGGCYENSTAPPCTGWVEMMAPVFSRTSWRCVWNMIQNDLIHAWGLDMKLGYCVQGDRSKNIGVVDSEYIVHMGIPTLGGSDENKPNAETSSPPSESEQPYLGTMVPSGSSSYNDRSALLFFGDEIIFHLDFGLQSKMPRVPKLQF
- the LOC103987631 gene encoding uncharacterized protein LOC103987631 isoform X1; translated protein: MKLPSFRPLLTDPAIKRAYICRLSLVASFFCIALLVGSPSLINHYKHRVSSGWRTTASLHDAKMISCKIQCKPSGSEPLPEGIIRRTSNLEMRPICGLSQSSKTKETKRSSSSLLAMAVGIKQKEVVNQIVEKFSSSKFTVMLFHYDGVVDEWRDLRWSDSTIHVSAINQTKWWFAKRFLHPDIVAEYDYIFLWDEDLGVEHFHPQRYISIIDKEGLEVSQPALDTSKSEVHHQITARGRKGDVHRRVYKVKSSGGCYENSTAPPCTGWVEMMAPVFSRTSWRCVWNMIQNDLIHAWGLDMKLGYCVQGDRSKNIGVVDSEYIVHMGIPTLGGSDENKPNAETSSPPSESEQPYLGTMVPSGSSSYNDRSAIRRQSYAELMIFQRRWKRAVAKDECWIDPYPEPIKNISK